A stretch of DNA from Persephonella sp.:
GTTTTTTATCGTTAATTTTCTGGGGATATGAGGTTTTTTTCAGTTTTTATCTTTTTAATACTGTTTAGATCTGTTTTATCGCAGGAGTATCTGCCTGCCAATGTTATACAGCTTCCTTCTCACATTAAAGCTGTAGTTGTAAGTAAATCCCATCAGAAACTTCTTGTTATCAAAATACAAAACGGTAAGCCGGTCGTTATTGATCAGATGGTAGCTGTAACAGGTCTTAGGTTTGGAGATAAAATAAAAAAAGGAGATATGAGAACACCTTCAGGTGTTTATTTTCCTGTATCATTTAAACCAGGAAAAACTCTTCCTGCTTATTATGGAGAGGGTGCGTTTCCCCTAAACTATCCTAATGCCCTTGACAGGTATATTCTTAAAAGAGACGGAGACGGTATCTGGCTTCACGGTTCTCCAAAAAAAGAGCTTCTTTTTTTTAGTTCAAAGGGGTGTGTTATTCTGAAGGATAAAGAGCTTAAAAGGCTTTCAGATTACATCTTGCTGAAAAAAACACCGGTTGTTATTCAGGAAAGATTTTTCCATCTTTCTTACAAAGAGTATATAAACCTGAGAAAAAAGATAACAGAGTTTATGGATAGATGGAAAGAAGCTGTAATGAAAATATACTCAGGTGATGCTTCAGGTATATACGATATATATTCACCTAATTTCAACTCAAAATATGGAACAAGGTATGATCTGATAAATCACTACAAAAAGCTGTTTTACTTTTATGGAGATAACAAACCGTTTGTGAAGATTATTAATAAAATGGTTCTGTATGACGTGAGGGAGGATAACAAAGGTTTTTTTGTTATTTTTTTTCAGATAGGTTTTTTATCGGGAGATGAAATAAAAACATTAAAAAAGGTATTATATATATCCGCTAATGATATGAAGGTAGTATCTGAAGAAAATTTTTAGGAGAGGATAATGCTCAGTTACAAAGATGCAGGGGTTGATATTGAAAAGGCAGACAGATTTGTAGAGCAGATAAAAGGCTTTGTAAAAAAAACATTTGATAAAAATGTTGTCACCCCTATAGGAGGTTTCG
This window harbors:
- a CDS encoding L,D-transpeptidase family protein, with translation MRFFSVFIFLILFRSVLSQEYLPANVIQLPSHIKAVVVSKSHQKLLVIKIQNGKPVVIDQMVAVTGLRFGDKIKKGDMRTPSGVYFPVSFKPGKTLPAYYGEGAFPLNYPNALDRYILKRDGDGIWLHGSPKKELLFFSSKGCVILKDKELKRLSDYILLKKTPVVIQERFFHLSYKEYINLRKKITEFMDRWKEAVMKIYSGDASGIYDIYSPNFNSKYGTRYDLINHYKKLFYFYGDNKPFVKIINKMVLYDVREDNKGFFVIFFQIGFLSGDEIKTLKKVLYISANDMKVVSEENF